From Sphingopyxis sp. MWB1, a single genomic window includes:
- a CDS encoding IS5 family transposase (programmed frameshift): MSDLFSLTDEQMERLQPYFPKSHGRERVDDRRVLSGIIFVNRNGLRWRDAPREYGPAKTLYNRWKRWSDKGIFIRMMEGLAIPQAPDRKTIMIDATYLKAHRTASSLGVKKGGAGRLIGRTKGGMNTKLHAVTDANGRPISFFMTAGQVSDYTGAAALLDTLPKAQWILADRGYDADWFRDALQEKGITPCIPGRKIRNKTVKYDKRRYKRRNRIEIMFGRLKDWRRVATRYDRCPKVFFSAVALAATIIFWL; this comes from the exons TTGAGTGATTTATTCTCGCTGACGGACGAGCAGATGGAACGTCTTCAGCCGTATTTTCCGAAGAGCCATGGTCGCGAGCGGGTTGATGATCGGCGGGTTTTGAGCGGGATCATCTTCGTCAATCGCAATGGACTGAGGTGGCGGGATGCGCCGAGGGAATATGGCCCGGCAAAGACACTCTATAATCGCTGGAAGCGTTGGAGCGACAAAGGCATCTTCATCCGCATGATGGAAGGCCTGGCGATACCGCAGGCTCCCGATCGCAAGACGATCATGATCGACGCGACCTATCTCAAAGCGCACCGCACGGCGTCGAGCCTTGGGGTAAA AAAAGGGGGGGCGGGACGCCTGATCGGCCGCACGAAAGGCGGTATGAACACCAAGCTTCATGCCGTGACCGATGCGAACGGCCGTCCGATCAGCTTCTTCATGACTGCCGGCCAGGTCAGCGATTATACGGGCGCGGCCGCGCTGCTCGATACTCTTCCCAAGGCGCAATGGATCCTCGCCGACCGGGGCTACGACGCCGACTGGTTCCGCGACGCCCTACAGGAGAAGGGTATCACCCCCTGTATCCCGGGCCGAAAAATCCGGAACAAGACCGTCAAATATGACAAGCGCCGCTACAAACGCCGCAACCGCATCGAGATCATGTTCGGGCGTCTCAAGGACTGGCGGCGTGTCGCAACCCGCTACGATCGGTGCCCGAAGGTCTTCTTCTCCGCCGTCGCTCTCGCTGCAACCATCATCTTCTGGCTCTGA
- a CDS encoding response regulator transcription factor — protein MIDNCVRLLISSGICGQAIVFRHSRSLLKRIRRACRCGVASVSSVFRGQSPLREASFVFGRPAGQIRIAMLDDHAVVRYGIASRLTAEPDFLMVGNYANSRDLITGLRDAPADVLLIDYSLGPLEIDGISLIRALRIKYPESHILILSSHYTPATVSLALRVGARGFVGKSQDLDEVVRAVRKVVSGKIYLNEEMLYQLAETASLTSPSSQDPAQSLGLQDTEQALLNGSNLSAREREVIRCFLDGMSVSAIAEKFGRSKKTISTQKSTAFRKLGVTSDNDLFKIKYMIDNNHTVMSENRREDPDLPPSG, from the coding sequence ATGATAGACAATTGCGTCCGGCTGCTCATTTCCAGCGGTATTTGCGGACAGGCAATTGTGTTCCGGCATAGTCGATCTCTATTGAAGAGGATCCGTCGGGCTTGCCGATGTGGTGTCGCTTCTGTATCGTCCGTGTTTCGGGGGCAAAGCCCCCTCCGGGAGGCATCATTCGTGTTCGGTAGACCGGCAGGTCAAATTCGTATTGCAATGCTCGACGATCATGCAGTCGTCCGATACGGCATAGCATCCAGATTGACTGCCGAACCGGACTTTCTGATGGTGGGAAACTACGCCAATAGTCGCGACCTTATTACAGGTTTGCGCGATGCGCCCGCGGATGTCCTGCTGATAGATTATTCGCTGGGCCCTTTGGAAATAGACGGTATCTCTCTTATCAGGGCGCTAAGGATAAAATATCCAGAAAGTCACATTCTGATACTCTCCTCACACTACACGCCTGCTACCGTCAGCTTGGCTCTGCGCGTGGGAGCGCGCGGCTTTGTTGGGAAAAGCCAAGATCTGGACGAAGTAGTGCGCGCCGTCCGAAAAGTCGTTTCGGGAAAAATATATCTCAATGAAGAGATGCTTTACCAACTTGCCGAAACGGCCTCGCTGACCTCACCATCCTCGCAAGACCCGGCTCAGAGTCTCGGGCTTCAGGATACCGAGCAGGCACTTCTAAATGGCTCGAACCTTTCCGCACGCGAGCGGGAAGTCATTAGATGCTTCCTTGATGGCATGAGTGTAAGCGCAATTGCCGAAAAGTTTGGCCGCAGCAAAAAGACCATTAGCACACAAAAATCAACAGCTTTTCGCAAGCTGGGTGTGACATCTGATAATGACTTATTCAAAATCAAGTACATGATAGATAATAATCACACAGTAATGAGTGAAAATCGTAGGGAAGATCCTGACCTTCCTCCTTCGGGGTAG
- a CDS encoding fimbria/pilus outer membrane usher protein — MLLTSGISVSAQAGAAEGDAHAQVDFDAEMLRGRGIDPKLAEYFRDAPKFSSGSRMVTLILNGVKRGNVEARFDKDGQLCFDGNFLSEAGLRRPGSDFILNPEAPEAERCFAFLTAYPQTSLTLRPNRDEVVLVVPQNALGDDAHQIEAYSRGGSAGVMNYDVVAQRSTTSGLTRNYISASSQIGFNIADWVVRSRQIYTNDNGRDRFEHLYAYAQRTFPERKLTAQIGQINIANPLLAGAPIYGVQLTPETSLLEQAGAGVLVEGVAQTQATVHIRQAGVLIYTTMVPEGPFKLTDIPLLNTSSDLSVTIRETDGSERSFVVPAASFRTAALAPAGYSFALGKVREISGDESALPWVATGAGTWRLDEGTMLTAAAAVANNYKAAGWGLDTSLGRDTVVSMRNIFSTTDSDRGTRFSIAANTRLAENLSLSLSGTRQTIGYRDLSDTIIPDDGDHWNQRFKNQLTASVTWAHSSLGSFNLAYSSNRTFSGQWVDRLTGSWSTMIDRATLSANVETTIGGSSEEYRGGNAFLLNLSIPFGPRRVRAYASQRGGTSRVGASMSERVNDHLAYRVAAEHNSGTGDLYLSGNLSATTRIADADISYSQNGSSRSYGARLRGSVVAHKDGATLSPYPVDDTFGIVKVGDISGVKVATPYGPVWTDGEGEAVIPQLKSYKTSRIEIATKTLPRQIDIKNGVKMIDAGRGSVNMVGFDVIETNRVLVHAVDAKGVPLEKGSSVFGPDNGFLTTVLDDGAIFLVGNKSPSTLKVTRPDGRSCNLTVILKSEGDENALYDTAEGMCDV; from the coding sequence ATGCTGCTGACCAGTGGCATATCGGTGTCCGCGCAGGCCGGTGCGGCGGAGGGCGACGCTCACGCCCAGGTGGATTTCGACGCCGAGATGTTGCGTGGGCGCGGCATCGATCCGAAGCTCGCCGAATATTTCAGGGACGCGCCGAAGTTTTCCAGCGGCAGCCGTATGGTGACGCTCATCCTAAACGGCGTGAAACGCGGTAATGTGGAGGCGCGCTTCGATAAGGATGGACAGCTTTGCTTTGATGGCAATTTCTTAAGCGAGGCCGGCCTTCGCCGACCGGGATCTGACTTCATACTCAATCCCGAAGCGCCGGAGGCCGAGCGCTGCTTCGCCTTCCTGACAGCCTATCCACAGACTAGCCTCACGCTGCGGCCCAACCGCGACGAAGTTGTGCTTGTCGTGCCCCAGAATGCTTTAGGCGACGACGCCCATCAAATCGAAGCGTATAGCCGGGGGGGGAGCGCTGGCGTGATGAATTATGACGTAGTTGCGCAACGCTCCACCACGAGCGGATTAACGCGCAACTATATCTCGGCATCGAGCCAGATTGGTTTCAATATAGCGGATTGGGTGGTCCGCAGCCGCCAAATCTATACGAATGATAATGGTCGCGATCGGTTCGAACATCTCTATGCCTATGCCCAGCGAACATTTCCGGAACGGAAACTGACCGCGCAGATTGGCCAGATCAACATCGCCAATCCCCTTCTTGCGGGCGCGCCGATCTATGGTGTCCAGTTGACACCGGAAACCTCACTTCTTGAACAGGCCGGTGCTGGCGTGCTGGTCGAAGGTGTCGCCCAGACCCAAGCCACTGTCCATATCCGCCAGGCGGGGGTGCTGATCTATACTACAATGGTTCCGGAAGGGCCATTTAAGCTGACCGACATCCCGCTGCTCAATACCAGCTCTGATCTTAGCGTGACGATCCGCGAGACCGACGGAAGTGAACGTAGCTTCGTCGTTCCGGCGGCATCTTTTCGCACAGCCGCGCTCGCACCCGCGGGATATAGTTTTGCTCTCGGTAAGGTCCGGGAAATAAGCGGGGACGAGTCTGCGCTACCATGGGTTGCAACGGGCGCGGGTACATGGCGTCTGGATGAAGGTACAATGCTTACTGCCGCCGCGGCCGTCGCCAACAACTATAAGGCGGCGGGCTGGGGGCTCGATACCAGCCTTGGCCGTGACACGGTGGTGAGCATGCGAAACATCTTCTCTACTACGGATTCCGATAGAGGAACACGATTCAGCATCGCTGCGAATACGCGCCTTGCCGAAAATCTTTCGCTTAGCCTGTCCGGAACGCGACAGACCATTGGCTATCGAGATCTCAGCGACACCATAATCCCGGATGACGGTGACCATTGGAATCAGCGATTCAAGAACCAGTTAACCGCGTCGGTGACTTGGGCGCATTCGTCGCTTGGCAGCTTCAACTTGGCCTATAGTTCGAACCGCACCTTCTCTGGGCAGTGGGTCGACCGGCTAACAGGCTCTTGGAGTACGATGATCGACCGGGCTACTCTCTCGGCCAATGTTGAAACCACTATCGGTGGATCAAGCGAGGAGTATCGCGGCGGCAACGCCTTCCTCCTGAACCTCAGTATTCCGTTCGGGCCGCGCCGCGTGCGCGCTTATGCCAGCCAACGCGGCGGTACCTCCCGCGTGGGAGCCTCCATGAGTGAGCGGGTTAACGACCATCTGGCCTATCGCGTTGCTGCAGAGCATAACAGCGGAACCGGTGATCTCTATCTTTCGGGTAACCTATCGGCAACTACGCGCATCGCGGATGCCGACATCAGCTATTCGCAGAATGGTTCGAGCCGCAGCTATGGCGCACGTCTTCGGGGTAGCGTGGTCGCGCACAAAGACGGCGCGACCTTGTCGCCCTATCCCGTCGACGATACTTTCGGTATCGTCAAAGTGGGCGACATATCAGGCGTGAAGGTGGCTACCCCCTATGGCCCTGTGTGGACCGACGGCGAAGGGGAGGCTGTGATTCCGCAGCTCAAATCCTATAAAACCAGTCGGATCGAAATCGCAACCAAGACGCTCCCGCGCCAGATTGACATCAAAAACGGCGTCAAAATGATCGACGCTGGCCGCGGATCGGTAAACATGGTCGGGTTCGATGTGATCGAAACCAACCGGGTTCTGGTCCATGCAGTCGACGCCAAGGGTGTGCCGCTGGAGAAAGGGTCCTCAGTGTTTGGGCCGGACAATGGCTTTCTGACAACCGTGCTCGACGACGGAGCCATCTTCTTGGTTGGAAACAAGTCTCCTTCCACGCTCAAGGTGACGCGGCCTGACGGCAGGAGCTGTAATCTGACGGTGATACTCAAGTCCGAAGGTGACGAAAATGCACTATACGACACGGCAGAGGGTATGTGTGATGTTTAA
- a CDS encoding fimbria/pilus chaperone family protein: MNISFKTKIVAFAISATVTAGAAPLAHADGMQPETSVVILNEADGETSLNVKNTDEKPSLLYTQVVDIPEDQDALVMLTPPVTRVEPGETQLVRFLLNSKEPLKTQRLKRVIFEGIPQRKSEGSAKIGVTVRQNLPLIIHPKGLERNREPWKLLQWKVEGGRLSVTNDSPYVVRLAQEVTLRPVDKIIDLGRTYVLPGETLTAEGSAESGATSITISPATVYGYSVDTYDAPLEIAAR; the protein is encoded by the coding sequence ATGAATATCTCGTTCAAGACTAAAATAGTCGCATTCGCGATCAGCGCGACCGTCACGGCGGGTGCAGCTCCGCTGGCGCATGCCGACGGCATGCAGCCGGAAACTTCGGTCGTGATTCTTAACGAAGCGGACGGTGAGACCAGCCTCAATGTGAAGAATACCGATGAAAAGCCGTCGCTTCTCTACACGCAGGTTGTGGACATCCCCGAGGACCAGGATGCCCTGGTTATGCTGACGCCGCCGGTCACGCGCGTGGAGCCGGGAGAGACCCAACTGGTGCGCTTCCTGCTCAATAGCAAGGAGCCGCTCAAGACACAGCGTCTGAAACGCGTAATTTTCGAAGGCATCCCCCAACGTAAGAGTGAGGGCAGCGCCAAAATCGGCGTAACGGTTCGCCAGAATCTGCCGCTAATCATTCATCCGAAGGGTCTTGAGCGCAATCGTGAGCCTTGGAAACTGCTCCAGTGGAAGGTGGAAGGAGGTCGGCTCTCCGTGACGAACGACAGCCCCTATGTCGTCCGCCTTGCGCAAGAAGTGACGCTTCGACCTGTCGACAAGATAATTGATCTGGGGCGGACCTATGTATTGCCTGGCGAGACGCTGACCGCGGAGGGCAGCGCTGAGAGCGGAGCAACTTCGATAACGATCAGCCCCGCCACCGTCTATGGCTACTCGGTCGACACGTACGACGCGCCGCTCGAAATCGCCGCCCGCTGA
- a CDS encoding DUF1120 domain-containing protein produces the protein MALTSKMAAAAIAVATSLTGVAASAQSIDVRVIGTITPAACTPNISGGGVIDYGNIPAATLSPTSFTVLPEQEVPISITCDAPTKVAVRAVDNRAASRVANITDVINPAITNDGNFGLGTVSGADVGGYVMRMKQGTFTMDGAPGFTVLSKDVGASWEGSGEGVVYHASTHRNSWSRTQDSPPTAFTNLAGTFSVEAVLNKGDALPLTDEVPLDGLATIELLYI, from the coding sequence ATGGCTTTGACTTCAAAAATGGCCGCTGCGGCGATTGCAGTCGCTACTTCCCTTACGGGTGTGGCTGCAAGCGCTCAGTCGATCGACGTGCGCGTGATCGGCACCATCACTCCCGCAGCCTGCACGCCCAACATCAGCGGCGGCGGCGTGATCGACTATGGCAATATCCCGGCAGCGACGCTTAGCCCGACGTCGTTCACCGTGCTTCCCGAGCAGGAGGTGCCAATTTCGATCACCTGCGATGCGCCCACGAAGGTTGCGGTTCGCGCGGTCGATAACCGGGCGGCCAGTCGTGTCGCGAATATCACCGACGTTATTAACCCCGCCATCACCAATGACGGCAACTTCGGTCTCGGGACGGTATCCGGTGCCGATGTTGGGGGCTATGTCATGCGGATGAAGCAGGGCACTTTCACCATGGACGGAGCGCCTGGCTTTACCGTCCTAAGTAAGGATGTTGGCGCAAGTTGGGAGGGGTCCGGGGAAGGTGTGGTGTACCACGCATCGACTCACCGCAATTCTTGGTCACGTACCCAGGATTCTCCGCCGACGGCGTTCACAAACCTTGCTGGCACCTTCTCGGTCGAGGCGGTGCTCAATAAGGGCGACGCCTTGCCCCTCACTGACGAAGTGCCGCTCGATGGTCTCGCCACGATCGAACTGCTCTACATCTGA
- a CDS encoding DUF1120 domain-containing protein, protein MRFNSKISGLALAVAAVAASGAAHAQSIDVRVIGTITPAACAPNMSGGGVIDYGNIAASSLNQTDYTALPERLVPFSLTCDAPTKVAVRAVDNRASTIVPGIIESGILGGGMAAGYGYDFGLGASSGQNVGIYVVALRGGSFTGDGNAVDSLHSNDDGASWNGNSSGTFRRDRLVSWAAPGTTTPGSYSTLAGELRVQAAIDKAENLDLTDEVPLDGLATLEVVYL, encoded by the coding sequence ATGCGTTTTAACTCAAAGATTTCGGGCCTTGCGCTTGCCGTTGCGGCGGTCGCGGCGTCTGGTGCCGCTCACGCCCAGTCGATCGACGTGCGCGTGATCGGCACCATCACTCCCGCGGCCTGCGCGCCCAACATGAGCGGCGGCGGCGTGATCGACTATGGCAATATTGCGGCAAGCTCTCTCAATCAGACCGATTATACCGCGCTTCCGGAGCGTCTTGTGCCATTCTCGCTCACTTGCGACGCGCCGACCAAAGTAGCAGTGCGAGCGGTCGATAATCGTGCGTCGACGATCGTTCCTGGCATAATCGAATCCGGTATCCTTGGTGGCGGTATGGCAGCTGGATACGGATATGATTTCGGTCTTGGTGCTTCGAGCGGCCAGAACGTCGGCATCTATGTTGTGGCGCTTCGCGGCGGCTCATTTACGGGCGATGGCAATGCTGTTGACAGCCTTCACAGCAATGACGACGGCGCTAGCTGGAACGGCAACAGCTCGGGGACGTTCCGCAGGGACCGGCTGGTGAGCTGGGCTGCGCCGGGCACCACCACACCCGGTTCTTACTCAACGCTCGCGGGTGAACTCCGCGTTCAGGCGGCAATTGACAAGGCTGAGAATCTGGATCTCACCGACGAAGTTCCGCTCGACGGTCTGGCGACGCTCGAAGTGGTCTATCTGTAA
- a CDS encoding ATP-binding protein gives MFVILCVWIIGWAVGSNLAAPARAQSQPTFTAAERAWIKAHPIVKVAVEPDWRPVEYIENGRHAGLSAEYLKAVERVTGLRFEVIPNTGWGQVKDPLDRAEVDLLPAVSPQFSAGSLRNRLLITPPYFVAITTVVTRKNEPVIFSIHRLAGKTVAMKGGGAFEYAFRKHYPEIELTIVRSNEEALGLVAKGSADATIGIDTTLLPVMQRKYFGRLHVAGNLPEVPAQIAIGVRKELPLLASIISKSLNSLSAAETEAMVKKWLEDTDYGEPTPEAVAYYYAPQIILVFGILILFAALAYFAMRARKAAQRNERDKANFLAIMGHEIRTPMHAILSSVELLQRTPLNEHQTNLSNVAITASESLIALLDNVLEFSKLEARKVELEKVSTAITDWAYQTVEMMRFRAQEKGLALTLENHCDENLVLDIDPTRLRQVVLNLLANAIKFTEQGSVRLRQSWLPTLGAGTGNFVIEVYDTGIGIAPRNQAHIFDAFKQEEVGTTRRFGGTGLGLTICRELVNLMGGKIDVRSEPGVFTVFTVDIPAREVDASEAGQASIQTPLPSATEKGASTGTGKILVVDDHEFARFTIGQQLATLGHDVVFAETGAEALQRVADERFDIILLDCDLPDIDGYTVAERIRDAEAEHHTPIIAISASTDHSHQARCITSGMDGVLSKPLRMESLCKMLEIWGAPALDPSMQTFEPEAISKASFKEAFQVDLIMLEEAIASKKWDRAQHAAHRIKGAARIMGHREIGDAAAALEILFASSVDLGAINACVKALKAKQRHL, from the coding sequence GTGTTTGTCATATTATGCGTGTGGATAATCGGCTGGGCGGTCGGATCAAATCTGGCAGCGCCCGCCCGGGCGCAGTCTCAACCGACCTTTACGGCCGCCGAGCGGGCATGGATCAAAGCTCATCCCATCGTAAAAGTTGCCGTGGAGCCTGATTGGCGACCCGTTGAGTATATCGAGAACGGACGACATGCCGGTCTCTCCGCAGAATATCTGAAGGCAGTGGAGCGCGTTACAGGATTACGTTTTGAGGTGATTCCAAATACCGGTTGGGGGCAGGTGAAAGATCCACTCGACCGGGCGGAGGTCGATTTGCTTCCTGCGGTGTCCCCTCAATTCTCGGCGGGGAGCCTGCGAAATCGCCTCTTGATTACCCCGCCATATTTTGTGGCCATAACCACGGTTGTCACGCGTAAGAATGAACCAGTGATTTTCAGTATCCATCGCCTTGCCGGCAAGACCGTAGCGATGAAAGGAGGGGGCGCCTTCGAATATGCATTTCGCAAGCACTATCCCGAGATCGAGCTGACTATCGTACGGTCGAATGAGGAGGCATTAGGGTTGGTTGCGAAGGGTTCTGCCGATGCTACCATTGGTATCGATACCACTTTATTGCCGGTCATGCAGCGCAAATATTTCGGCCGATTACATGTGGCCGGGAACCTGCCGGAGGTGCCGGCGCAGATTGCCATTGGAGTTCGCAAGGAACTTCCATTGCTTGCATCGATCATCAGCAAATCACTCAACAGCCTCTCTGCCGCGGAAACGGAGGCTATGGTCAAAAAATGGCTGGAAGATACGGATTATGGCGAACCGACGCCTGAAGCCGTGGCATATTATTACGCGCCGCAGATCATATTAGTCTTTGGAATTTTGATCCTGTTCGCAGCGCTCGCCTATTTTGCGATGCGCGCAAGAAAGGCCGCGCAGCGCAACGAACGCGACAAAGCAAATTTTCTTGCAATCATGGGGCATGAAATCAGAACGCCGATGCACGCTATCCTGTCTTCGGTCGAGCTCCTGCAGCGTACGCCGCTCAATGAACATCAAACCAACCTCTCAAATGTTGCGATCACCGCCTCGGAAAGCTTGATCGCGCTCCTTGATAATGTGCTGGAATTTTCCAAGCTGGAGGCCCGCAAGGTTGAGCTGGAGAAGGTGTCTACCGCCATCACCGACTGGGCATATCAGACAGTAGAGATGATGCGGTTCCGCGCTCAGGAAAAGGGGCTCGCGCTCACGCTGGAGAATCATTGCGACGAAAATCTTGTGCTCGATATCGACCCAACGCGCTTGCGGCAGGTTGTTCTGAACCTGCTGGCGAACGCGATCAAATTTACTGAGCAAGGGTCTGTGCGCCTGCGGCAGTCTTGGCTCCCTACGCTCGGCGCTGGAACTGGGAATTTCGTAATTGAGGTGTACGATACTGGTATCGGTATAGCACCTCGGAACCAAGCGCATATCTTCGATGCCTTCAAACAGGAGGAAGTCGGCACGACACGGCGCTTCGGCGGTACCGGGCTAGGCTTGACTATCTGCAGAGAGCTAGTGAATCTGATGGGCGGCAAAATAGATGTGCGCAGCGAACCTGGTGTCTTTACAGTTTTTACCGTCGACATACCAGCAAGAGAAGTTGATGCCAGCGAGGCTGGACAAGCTTCGATACAAACGCCTCTTCCATCCGCTACCGAGAAGGGCGCATCAACTGGGACAGGAAAAATCCTGGTGGTTGACGATCATGAGTTCGCCCGCTTCACGATCGGGCAACAGCTCGCCACGCTTGGCCATGATGTTGTCTTCGCCGAAACGGGTGCCGAAGCGCTCCAGCGAGTCGCGGACGAGCGTTTTGACATAATATTACTCGACTGCGACCTTCCTGATATTGATGGTTACACCGTTGCGGAGCGAATACGCGACGCCGAAGCCGAGCATCATACGCCGATCATTGCTATCTCAGCTTCGACTGATCACTCCCATCAGGCCCGCTGCATTACGAGTGGGATGGATGGCGTGTTGTCCAAACCCTTGCGGATGGAGAGCCTTTGCAAGATGCTTGAAATCTGGGGGGCGCCTGCTCTCGATCCCTCCATGCAAACTTTTGAGCCGGAAGCGATCTCCAAGGCGAGTTTCAAGGAAGCGTTTCAGGTTGATCTCATAATGCTCGAAGAAGCGATCGCTTCAAAGAAATGGGATCGTGCGCAACACGCGGCGCATCGGATCAAAGGCGCCGCCAGGATCATGGGCCACAGGGAAATTGGTGATGCGGCAGCCGCGCTGGAGATATTATTTGCCTCCAGCGTTGACCTGGGCGCGATCAACGCGTGTGTAAAGGCGTTGAAAGCGAAGCAGCGGCATCTGTAA
- a CDS encoding recombinase family protein produces MTPHEFDIDVHLVKEGVILSPDSKSSEKFMHGIKVLMAKNYIDNLSEESRKGMLEKAEQGIWPSMAPLGYRNVMGPNGKKIIEVDSVTAPGVTRLFEWYATGLYSVKEAGKKARAMGMAYRKSGRPLGASTVHKILRSRIYTGEFEWAGRRYQGSHQPLVSLDLWEKVQQVLDGRHHTRDQHKEKGFIFPGLIRCGHWGGMLVGDIKKQKYIYYRCSRYKGNCKEPYVRQEKLLDQFTDIIAQVSMTPQMYQWLGRALKENSDLVETEHARVLDRLRRDQDDIRERMKQAYLDHVDGKLDESLFARISADYREDLKGLSREFERLSEADHAYIDDGIALLGIARDARRMFAQADIAGKRNILHHLLSNCSYSDGQLTAIFRKPFDIIAESLPRTLARGGALSARIGKNEKWLLFVDKIRTAFLCEAKHIRLWLLSYRMVSEEVPYRRTMAK; encoded by the coding sequence GTGACCCCCCACGAATTCGATATCGACGTTCATCTGGTCAAGGAAGGCGTGATTCTCTCGCCCGATTCCAAATCGTCTGAAAAGTTCATGCACGGCATCAAGGTGCTGATGGCGAAAAACTATATCGACAATCTTTCCGAAGAATCGCGCAAGGGCATGCTCGAAAAGGCCGAACAGGGAATTTGGCCGAGCATGGCGCCGCTTGGTTATCGCAATGTCATGGGGCCGAACGGCAAGAAGATTATCGAGGTCGATTCTGTTACGGCGCCTGGCGTTACCCGGCTCTTCGAATGGTACGCCACCGGTCTCTACTCAGTGAAAGAGGCCGGAAAAAAGGCGCGCGCAATGGGCATGGCCTATCGCAAAAGCGGCAGGCCTCTCGGCGCAAGCACTGTCCACAAAATTCTCCGCTCGCGGATATACACCGGGGAGTTTGAATGGGCGGGGCGCCGCTACCAGGGCTCGCATCAGCCTCTTGTCAGTCTCGATCTCTGGGAGAAGGTTCAGCAAGTTCTGGATGGCAGGCACCACACGCGCGATCAGCACAAGGAAAAAGGCTTTATTTTCCCCGGCCTCATTCGCTGCGGCCACTGGGGCGGGATGCTTGTCGGCGACATTAAGAAGCAGAAATATATTTACTACCGCTGCAGCCGCTACAAAGGGAATTGCAAGGAACCTTATGTCCGTCAGGAAAAGCTGCTCGACCAGTTCACGGACATTATCGCGCAGGTCTCGATGACGCCGCAAATGTACCAGTGGCTTGGGCGGGCGCTCAAGGAGAACAGCGACCTCGTCGAAACCGAACATGCGCGGGTGCTTGATCGCCTGCGCCGCGACCAGGACGATATCCGTGAGCGCATGAAGCAAGCCTATCTCGACCATGTCGACGGCAAGCTGGACGAAAGTCTCTTTGCGCGTATCTCGGCCGACTACCGGGAAGACCTAAAGGGATTGTCGCGGGAGTTTGAGCGTTTGTCAGAAGCCGATCATGCCTATATCGACGATGGCATTGCCCTGCTTGGCATTGCCAGGGATGCGCGCCGAATGTTCGCGCAGGCCGATATCGCGGGCAAAAGAAATATCCTTCACCATCTACTATCGAACTGCTCGTACAGCGATGGTCAGCTAACCGCTATCTTCCGTAAGCCCTTTGATATCATTGCAGAAAGCTTGCCGCGAACCTTGGCTCGCGGGGGCGCCCTGAGCGCCAGAATCGGCAAAAATGAGAAATGGCTCCTGTTCGTCGACAAGATCCGAACCGCGTTTTTGTGTGAGGCGAAGCATATTCGGTTATGGCTCCTGAGTTATCGTATGGTTTCGGAGGAGGTCCCATACCGACGGACGATGGCAAAATGA